The following coding sequences are from one Catenulispora sp. GP43 window:
- a CDS encoding response regulator — protein MRVLIADDQRLVRSGLRAIIESEPGMEVVGEAADGAEAVRRLRPDIALMDIRMSRLDGVAATRSLCSGPGPHPTRILMLTTFHLDDYVAQALRAGASGFLLKDATADQLLEAVRVVAAGDAILAPAVTRRMLERMATDHADASDGADGADLRARLSVREVDVLLLVARGLSNAEIGAALHLAESMVKTHVQNILAKLGLRDRLQAAVAVYESGLVRPRGR, from the coding sequence ATCAGGGTCCTGATCGCCGACGATCAGCGCCTGGTCCGCTCCGGCCTGCGCGCCATCATCGAGTCCGAGCCGGGTATGGAGGTCGTGGGGGAGGCCGCCGACGGCGCCGAGGCGGTCCGCCGGCTGCGCCCGGACATCGCGCTCATGGACATCCGCATGTCCCGGCTGGACGGCGTCGCCGCCACACGCTCCCTGTGTTCGGGCCCCGGACCGCACCCCACCAGGATCCTGATGCTCACGACTTTCCACCTCGACGACTACGTGGCACAGGCCCTGCGCGCCGGAGCCTCGGGATTCCTGCTCAAAGACGCCACCGCCGACCAACTCCTCGAAGCGGTCCGCGTGGTGGCCGCAGGCGACGCCATCCTGGCGCCCGCTGTCACCCGGCGCATGCTTGAGCGCATGGCGACCGACCACGCGGACGCCTCCGACGGAGCGGACGGCGCCGACCTGCGAGCACGGCTGTCCGTGCGCGAGGTGGACGTGCTGCTGTTGGTCGCCCGCGGACTGTCGAACGCCGAGATCGGCGCCGCGCTGCACCTGGCCGAATCCATGGTGAAGACCCATGTGCAGAACATCCTGGCCAAGCTGGGCCTGCGCGATCGGCTGCAGGCCGCGGTCGCCGTGTACGAGTCGGGACTGGTTCGTCCGCGAGGACGGTAG
- a CDS encoding sensor histidine kinase: MQVGQDLIASIREEIDRLHRGRTDLAGQSEDVTSRLRPRFTHAGLELRHCTSGRADADVDPHRVTQILVNLLRNALAATPSGGTVTVTTSRAGPSGS, from the coding sequence GTGCAGGTAGGACAGGACCTGATCGCGTCGATCCGCGAGGAGATCGACCGGCTGCACCGCGGGCGGACCGACCTCGCTGGCCAGAGCGAGGACGTGACCAGCCGGCTGCGTCCCCGCTTCACCCACGCCGGCCTCGAGCTGCGCCACTGCACAAGCGGCCGGGCCGACGCCGATGTGGACCCACACCGCGTCACGCAGATCCTGGTCAACCTGCTGCGCAACGCCCTGGCCGCCACGCCGTCCGGCGGCACGGTCACCGTCACCACCAGCCGGGCCGGCCCATCAGGGTCCTGA
- a CDS encoding GNAT family N-acetyltransferase, which produces MSHSLFAIHSDPRACLHNPSDTLASQEEAESLFRRWDEQWRRCGYGYWVVRYQGCARQLGFCGVMPMELNGRRVLNLFYRFDASAWGQGLASEAATAVATWAALRVPDLPLVARVRPANIASQRVALRAGLARAEHLDVTGFDGFDWIFAANPSD; this is translated from the coding sequence ATGAGCCATTCCTTGTTCGCGATCCACAGTGACCCGAGGGCCTGCCTCCACAACCCCTCTGACACGCTTGCTTCGCAGGAAGAGGCCGAAAGCCTTTTTCGGCGCTGGGACGAACAATGGCGCCGCTGCGGATACGGGTACTGGGTCGTCCGATACCAGGGTTGCGCCCGGCAACTGGGGTTCTGTGGGGTCATGCCCATGGAACTGAACGGCAGGAGAGTCCTCAACCTCTTCTACCGATTCGATGCCTCGGCTTGGGGCCAGGGTCTGGCCAGCGAGGCCGCTACCGCAGTCGCTACCTGGGCGGCTCTGCGAGTTCCCGATCTACCGCTTGTCGCCCGGGTCCGGCCGGCGAACATCGCATCCCAACGAGTGGCACTCCGCGCCGGCTTGGCTCGAGCGGAGCACCTTGACGTAACCGGCTTCGACGGCTTCGACTGGATCTTCGCAGCCAACCCATCTGACTGA
- a CDS encoding SIMPL domain-containing protein, with protein sequence MNQSDVIAAPWGMSVFGAATIDVAPDLARLRIGIKEMRPTPAEAFASTRTAVNQVREVLRGHRIPDGAVSASNLRITSLWDYAGRNRELKGYECGSSFVVELRNLDLVEPILVDLVAAGVNEVDDVQFDVTAKRDLRTQARKAAVAAAKEKAEVYADAAGVRVGKVLHLTDVDSEGMRTFRSHGQLVGNDGDGVLTPGMISVSAGVLLGFAIDE encoded by the coding sequence ATGAATCAATCGGATGTCATAGCCGCCCCCTGGGGCATGTCGGTCTTTGGTGCCGCCACCATCGATGTCGCTCCGGATCTGGCTCGGCTGCGCATCGGGATCAAGGAGATGCGGCCGACGCCGGCCGAGGCATTCGCCTCCACCAGGACAGCGGTCAACCAGGTCCGGGAGGTGTTGCGCGGGCACAGGATTCCCGACGGAGCGGTGTCCGCCTCCAACCTGAGGATTACGTCGCTGTGGGACTACGCCGGCCGGAACCGCGAGCTCAAGGGCTACGAATGCGGCTCGTCCTTCGTGGTCGAACTGCGGAATCTCGACCTGGTCGAGCCGATCCTCGTCGATCTGGTGGCCGCCGGCGTGAACGAGGTCGACGACGTCCAGTTCGACGTCACGGCCAAGCGGGATCTGCGCACCCAGGCCCGCAAAGCAGCGGTGGCAGCGGCTAAGGAGAAAGCCGAGGTCTATGCCGACGCTGCCGGGGTCCGCGTCGGCAAGGTGCTTCACCTCACCGATGTGGACTCCGAAGGCATGCGGACCTTCCGCAGCCACGGCCAACTCGTGGGCAACGACGGCGACGGGGTACTGACCCCGGGAATGATCAGTGTCTCGGCCGGGGTGCTGCTGGGATTCGCGATCGACGAATAG
- a CDS encoding MBL fold metallo-hydrolase, with product MSTAPVADPAAAPSWTVGDVTVHRVDEVLLPPATGPWLLPDATPDLVAAQDWLRPHFADDEGTLRLHSHSFAFELGGLRVLVDTGIGNGKERANPAWHNLDTGYLRRLTAAGFAPDSIDLVILTHLHADHVGWNTRNVNGTWVPTFPRARYLTSRDERKFWAGYDMEPAREQMFRDSVIPVEEAGLLDLVDVPAGGTDIAPGLRLLPTPGHTPGHVAVELTSHGRTALITGDCVHHPVQLADPAVGACVDIDPRQSEASRRTLLAALAGTDTLVLGTHFAPPTAGHIVRHEGGYRFSPVFAGPR from the coding sequence ATGAGTACCGCACCCGTCGCCGACCCGGCCGCCGCCCCCTCCTGGACCGTGGGTGATGTCACCGTCCACCGCGTCGACGAGGTCCTGCTGCCGCCCGCCACCGGACCGTGGCTGCTGCCCGACGCCACCCCGGACCTCGTCGCGGCGCAGGACTGGCTGCGCCCCCACTTCGCCGACGACGAGGGCACCCTGCGCCTGCACAGCCACAGCTTCGCCTTCGAACTTGGCGGGCTGCGCGTCCTGGTGGACACGGGCATCGGCAACGGCAAGGAGCGTGCCAACCCCGCGTGGCACAACCTGGACACCGGCTACCTCCGGCGCCTGACCGCCGCCGGATTCGCCCCGGACTCGATCGACCTGGTGATCCTCACCCACCTGCACGCCGACCACGTCGGCTGGAACACGCGGAACGTGAACGGGACATGGGTGCCCACCTTTCCCCGCGCCCGCTACCTGACCTCCCGCGACGAGCGGAAGTTCTGGGCCGGATACGACATGGAGCCGGCGCGCGAGCAGATGTTCCGCGACTCCGTGATCCCGGTGGAGGAAGCGGGCCTGCTCGACCTCGTCGACGTACCCGCCGGGGGCACCGACATCGCCCCGGGGCTGCGACTCCTCCCCACCCCCGGTCACACCCCCGGCCACGTCGCCGTCGAGCTGACCAGCCACGGCCGAACGGCCCTGATCACCGGCGACTGCGTCCACCACCCCGTCCAACTCGCCGACCCCGCCGTCGGCGCCTGTGTCGACATCGACCCGCGCCAGTCCGAGGCCTCGCGCCGCACCCTGCTCGCCGCACTCGCCGGAACGGACACCCTCGTCCTGGGCACCCACTTCGCACCGCCCACGGCCGGCCACATCGTTCGCCACGAGGGCGGCTACCGCTTCTCGCCCGTCTTCGCAGGACCACGTTGA
- a CDS encoding amidase: MQPYELSLAAAADAIRERQLSPVELVDSALQRIAQMEPQLQAYVTITAERARKAAREAEHEITAGRYRGPLHGIPMGVKDLIDVAGAATTAGSRVRADHRAQTDSTVATRLAQAGAVLLGKTHTHEFAYGLTTPQTHNAWDPDRVAGGSSGGSAVAVAAGMATFALGTDTGGSIRVPSALNGVVGLKPTYGLVPRHGVTSLSWSLDHVGPITRTVEDAALVLTALAGHDPRDAASLTAPAVDYRPTAGPDLTGLRVGVPRDYYFDHVDPEVEAAVRQAVDQLRALGARLVDVQIPMTRYIQATQWALMVPEATAYHEGTLRTVPELYQADVRILLEAGELMPAGDYLRAQRSRTLMRQEWAHLLEQVDVIAAPTVPATAVKAGQETITWADGTVEGVSDAYVRLSSPANITGIPSLSVPVGQDTAGLPIGMQLLGRPLEESVLLRVGHAYEQSLEAMISL; this comes from the coding sequence ATGCAGCCGTATGAACTGTCCCTGGCCGCAGCCGCCGACGCGATCCGGGAACGGCAGCTGTCCCCCGTCGAGCTGGTGGACTCGGCTCTTCAGCGCATCGCGCAGATGGAGCCGCAGCTTCAGGCCTACGTCACCATCACCGCCGAGCGCGCCCGCAAGGCCGCGCGTGAAGCAGAACACGAGATCACGGCCGGCCGCTATCGCGGTCCGCTGCACGGCATCCCCATGGGTGTCAAAGATCTGATCGACGTCGCGGGCGCGGCGACGACGGCCGGCTCCCGAGTCCGCGCCGACCACCGGGCGCAGACCGACAGCACGGTCGCCACGCGCCTGGCGCAAGCCGGTGCCGTCCTGCTGGGCAAGACGCACACGCACGAGTTCGCCTACGGACTGACCACCCCGCAGACCCACAACGCGTGGGACCCCGACCGGGTCGCGGGCGGCTCCAGCGGCGGATCCGCCGTCGCCGTCGCCGCCGGCATGGCCACGTTCGCCCTGGGTACCGACACCGGCGGGTCCATCAGGGTGCCCTCCGCACTCAACGGGGTGGTGGGCCTCAAACCGACCTACGGCCTCGTCCCCCGCCACGGCGTCACCTCCCTGTCCTGGTCACTGGACCACGTCGGCCCGATCACCCGAACCGTCGAGGACGCGGCCCTCGTCCTGACCGCCCTGGCCGGACACGACCCCCGGGACGCCGCCTCCCTGACCGCACCCGCCGTGGACTACCGGCCGACCGCCGGCCCGGACCTGACGGGGCTCCGGGTCGGCGTGCCCCGCGACTACTACTTCGACCACGTCGACCCCGAGGTCGAAGCTGCCGTCCGGCAAGCCGTCGACCAGTTGCGAGCTCTCGGCGCACGCCTCGTCGACGTGCAGATCCCCATGACGCGCTATATCCAGGCAACCCAGTGGGCTCTGATGGTGCCCGAGGCCACGGCGTACCACGAGGGCACCCTGCGCACCGTCCCCGAGCTCTACCAGGCCGATGTCCGAATCCTCCTCGAGGCCGGCGAACTCATGCCCGCCGGGGACTACCTGCGCGCTCAGCGTTCCCGCACCCTCATGCGGCAGGAATGGGCCCACCTGCTGGAGCAGGTCGACGTGATCGCCGCCCCCACCGTCCCGGCGACCGCCGTCAAGGCCGGCCAGGAGACGATCACCTGGGCCGACGGCACCGTCGAGGGCGTCTCCGACGCCTACGTACGTCTGTCGTCCCCCGCCAACATCACCGGAATACCGTCGCTCTCCGTACCGGTCGGCCAGGACACGGCGGGGCTGCCGATCGGCATGCAACTTCTCGGGCGACCGCTCGAGGAGAGCGTCCTCCTACGGGTCGGCCATGCCTACGAGCAGTCACTAGAAGCAATGATTTCGCTTTAA
- a CDS encoding TetR/AcrR family transcriptional regulator: MSREMVRPGGRSARVQAGVHAAVRELSAEVGRDALTVPMIAQRAGVTPSTVYRRWGDLQELLSDVAVERLRPDTTPGDHGTLRSDLTAWAEQFLDEMSSPSGRAYVRDALLGDPDGGNAGRCSAYAAEQIDVILTRATERGEQTPAVETVMDRVVAPLMYRILFRPDGLDAAYARQLATGVLDESRPSTTGSSP; the protein is encoded by the coding sequence ATGAGCCGAGAAATGGTTCGCCCCGGCGGACGCAGCGCACGCGTCCAGGCCGGGGTGCACGCCGCCGTACGCGAGCTGTCCGCCGAGGTGGGCCGGGACGCCCTGACGGTGCCGATGATCGCCCAGCGCGCCGGGGTGACCCCGTCGACGGTCTACCGGCGGTGGGGGGACCTGCAGGAACTGCTGTCGGACGTCGCGGTCGAGCGGCTACGACCCGACACCACACCCGGCGATCACGGCACACTCCGCTCCGACCTGACGGCCTGGGCCGAGCAGTTCCTCGACGAGATGTCCTCCCCCTCCGGCCGCGCCTACGTCCGCGACGCCCTGCTCGGCGACCCGGACGGCGGCAACGCCGGCCGCTGCTCCGCCTACGCCGCCGAACAGATCGACGTCATCCTCACCCGCGCCACCGAACGCGGCGAGCAGACACCCGCCGTCGAGACCGTCATGGACCGCGTCGTCGCGCCCCTGATGTACCGCATCCTCTTCCGCCCCGACGGCCTCGACGCCGCGTACGCCCGCCAACTCGCGACAGGGGTCCTCGACGAATCCCGGCCGAGCACTACTGGGAGCTCACCGTGA
- a CDS encoding carbohydrate-binding protein, translated as MPRTHTSARRRALRPLPMAAALLVLAVGSAPAATASGPRSAVATPPLGNGLALTPPMGWNAWNSLGTQVTEQDVLQTIDFMSASGMAAAGYKTVTIDDGWSLLHRTGQTTDQAKTSYGALQLYDAAGNPVSGLDGTGNDPTSGDLIPDPRNFAPQTVNGQTLNGIAYLAWYAHSKGMKLGLYTSVSYLTCQGHPGSLGHEATDAADFVSWGVDYVKDDSCPDWSGPNVPVSPSDNTHGEGKELSQSIYTRAQTFQRALDAASTAQGKPKVTFSVSAQPAHIGAAALLPHTDPAWSDSVIQAYAAANPGAYSYQAPGFAPVGLWCGQVANLCRIGGDRSSDLNGVFQQLGQSLQFAANIRPGSWNDMDMMFTGWIDPYHAPGTSGVQPSFTDTESRTEMSILSMMASPLISGADLRTAAQSVHTSGATTWSSGINAASLAIYENTGVIAVDQDPLGKPASLVQGSPGNGTSPVILKRQLANGDTAVALINQDPNNSQTISTTLSALGLSGSAYNSTDLWNKTTSTISGSLGATVAPHGVALYRISATTAPPTSATYEAESPTNTLSGGADIQGCPQCSGGAKVGYVGNGGLLQFNNVNVATAGTYNLTIAYCDGSAAGRSATISVNGTTAATLAFTPTPGNWYSPLTTKVSLNLRAGDNTIILSNPTGWAPDFDRITVSSQ; from the coding sequence ATGCCACGAACCCACACCTCGGCCAGGCGAAGAGCTCTCCGACCCCTGCCGATGGCGGCTGCCCTGCTCGTGCTCGCGGTGGGATCGGCCCCGGCGGCCACGGCCTCCGGGCCGCGTTCGGCCGTGGCCACCCCGCCCCTGGGCAACGGCCTCGCGCTCACCCCGCCGATGGGGTGGAACGCCTGGAACAGCCTGGGCACCCAGGTCACCGAGCAGGATGTGCTGCAGACCATCGACTTCATGTCCGCCAGTGGGATGGCGGCGGCCGGGTACAAAACCGTGACCATCGACGACGGCTGGTCGCTGCTGCACCGCACCGGACAGACGACGGATCAGGCGAAGACCTCCTACGGCGCGCTGCAGCTCTACGACGCGGCCGGCAACCCGGTCAGCGGTCTGGACGGCACCGGCAACGACCCGACCTCCGGGGACCTGATCCCCGACCCGCGGAACTTCGCGCCCCAGACCGTCAACGGCCAGACCCTGAACGGCATCGCCTACCTGGCCTGGTACGCCCACAGCAAGGGCATGAAGCTCGGCCTGTACACCTCCGTGTCCTACCTCACCTGCCAGGGCCACCCCGGCAGTCTCGGGCACGAGGCCACCGACGCGGCCGACTTCGTGTCCTGGGGCGTGGACTACGTCAAGGACGACTCCTGTCCCGACTGGTCCGGTCCGAACGTCCCTGTCAGCCCCAGCGACAACACCCACGGGGAGGGCAAGGAGCTCTCCCAGTCCATCTACACCCGGGCGCAGACCTTCCAGCGGGCGCTGGACGCGGCGTCGACGGCGCAGGGCAAGCCCAAGGTGACGTTCAGCGTCTCGGCCCAGCCGGCCCACATCGGTGCCGCCGCCCTGCTGCCGCACACCGATCCGGCCTGGAGCGACTCGGTGATCCAGGCCTATGCGGCGGCGAACCCCGGCGCGTACTCCTACCAGGCCCCCGGATTCGCCCCGGTCGGGCTGTGGTGCGGACAGGTGGCCAACCTGTGTCGGATCGGCGGCGACCGCAGCAGCGACCTGAACGGCGTCTTCCAACAACTCGGCCAGTCCCTGCAATTCGCCGCCAACATCAGGCCGGGCAGCTGGAACGACATGGACATGATGTTCACCGGCTGGATCGACCCCTACCATGCGCCCGGCACGTCCGGGGTCCAACCCTCTTTCACCGACACCGAGTCGCGCACCGAGATGTCGATCCTGTCGATGATGGCCTCACCGCTGATCTCCGGAGCCGACCTGCGCACCGCCGCCCAGAGCGTGCACACCTCCGGCGCCACCACCTGGTCCTCCGGCATCAACGCCGCCAGCCTGGCGATCTATGAGAACACCGGCGTCATCGCCGTCGACCAGGACCCGCTGGGCAAGCCGGCCTCCCTGGTCCAGGGCAGCCCCGGCAACGGCACCTCGCCGGTGATCCTCAAGCGGCAGCTCGCCAATGGTGACACCGCCGTCGCGCTCATCAATCAGGACCCGAACAACTCCCAAACCATCAGCACCACCCTCAGTGCCCTGGGACTGTCCGGCAGCGCTTACAACTCCACCGACCTGTGGAACAAGACCACTTCAACCATCAGCGGCTCTCTGGGTGCGACCGTCGCCCCCCACGGCGTCGCGCTGTACCGCATATCCGCGACGACGGCACCTCCCACGAGCGCCACATATGAGGCCGAGTCACCGACGAACACACTCAGCGGCGGAGCCGACATCCAGGGATGCCCGCAGTGCTCCGGTGGCGCGAAGGTCGGGTACGTCGGCAACGGTGGACTACTGCAGTTCAACAACGTCAATGTCGCCACTGCGGGGACCTACAACCTCACCATCGCCTACTGCGACGGTTCTGCCGCTGGAAGGTCGGCAACCATCTCCGTCAACGGCACAACCGCCGCGACACTGGCGTTCACCCCGACCCCCGGCAACTGGTACAGCCCGCTGACGACCAAGGTCTCCCTGAACCTGCGGGCGGGCGACAACACCATCATCCTGTCCAACCCGACCGGCTGGGCACCGGACTTCGACAGGATCACGGTGAGCTCCCAGTAG
- a CDS encoding Ig domain-containing protein, which produces MSSRRIGSRSRLAAALLAMAVAALGAGTARAASGPSSPAPDPHPAALGWTDVNGKWVQINAVHPHSMPDAQHAPVRTATGGPTPKPGAVEPNNYNFQEYYHGGQDSVGVTTGPPRVYLVYWGSQWGSPAAGANGDVTLPGDPVSAAPYQQDFFKGLGTDGDGWSAVLTQYCEGIAANATSCPAGASHVAYPQPGQTLAGVWVDNAAPSPHAANEPQIATEVAAAAQHFGNTTPESNRNVQYVINTPEGTDPDSWQELGYCAWHTYERSTYGTIAYTLMPYLVDNKYCGTNWINPGPRGILDGYGIIGGHEYAETLTDTNAIGGWTDPTGQEDADKCAWIPEGTNGGLFNLQLATGSFPVQTTWSNNDHLCMGSDPVYTNKPLLLSTPCDQTARPGSPVLLPVIATDTASSPITYRASGLPAGLSQDPATGVITGSTQATGYQHVTLTAADVAGNSDSVSFWWGFYGYGQTGCIGIEQLLDGGFENGSATVDGTAMTANWNPSAYNIITPSTLHQAHSGSWYAWLGQDTAADDSIVQWVETTPGTTGATFSFWLNVDSANPAATGQDTLELQLWDQFSRKEIGVVKTWTNLDRTNGYQQQVVDLTPWVNEGLGFGSTVGVKLVSHEAGSVAQTAFLVDDASFKLN; this is translated from the coding sequence GTGTCATCACGTCGAATTGGCAGCCGTAGCCGGCTTGCCGCGGCCCTGCTCGCCATGGCGGTCGCCGCGCTTGGCGCGGGTACCGCGCGGGCCGCGTCCGGTCCGTCGTCGCCGGCTCCCGACCCGCATCCGGCCGCCTTGGGGTGGACCGATGTGAACGGCAAGTGGGTCCAGATCAATGCGGTGCATCCGCACTCCATGCCGGACGCGCAACACGCCCCGGTGCGCACCGCCACTGGTGGTCCGACGCCCAAGCCCGGTGCGGTGGAGCCCAACAACTACAACTTCCAGGAGTACTACCACGGCGGTCAGGACTCGGTCGGGGTGACGACCGGGCCGCCGCGGGTCTATCTCGTCTACTGGGGCTCGCAGTGGGGAAGTCCGGCGGCTGGGGCGAACGGCGACGTCACTCTGCCTGGTGACCCCGTCAGTGCCGCGCCGTACCAGCAGGACTTCTTCAAGGGACTGGGGACGGACGGCGACGGTTGGAGCGCGGTGCTGACCCAGTACTGCGAGGGCATCGCGGCCAACGCGACCAGCTGCCCGGCCGGCGCCTCGCACGTCGCCTACCCGCAGCCCGGGCAGACGCTGGCCGGCGTGTGGGTCGACAACGCGGCGCCCTCGCCGCACGCCGCGAACGAGCCGCAGATCGCCACGGAGGTCGCGGCGGCCGCGCAGCACTTCGGGAACACCACGCCGGAGTCCAACCGGAACGTGCAGTACGTCATCAACACGCCGGAGGGCACGGATCCGGACAGCTGGCAGGAACTGGGCTACTGCGCCTGGCACACCTATGAGCGTTCGACGTACGGCACCATCGCCTACACCCTGATGCCGTACCTGGTGGACAACAAGTACTGCGGCACGAACTGGATCAACCCGGGACCGCGCGGCATCCTCGACGGCTACGGCATCATCGGCGGCCACGAGTACGCCGAAACGCTCACCGACACCAACGCTATCGGCGGCTGGACCGACCCGACCGGCCAGGAGGACGCCGACAAGTGCGCCTGGATCCCGGAGGGGACCAACGGCGGCCTGTTCAACCTGCAACTGGCCACCGGGTCGTTCCCGGTGCAGACCACGTGGTCGAACAACGACCATCTGTGCATGGGCAGTGATCCCGTCTACACCAACAAGCCTCTGCTGCTGTCAACGCCCTGCGACCAGACCGCCAGACCGGGATCGCCGGTTCTGCTGCCGGTGATCGCCACCGACACCGCCTCCTCACCGATCACGTACCGGGCCTCAGGCCTGCCGGCCGGCCTGTCCCAGGACCCCGCGACCGGCGTGATCACCGGCTCCACCCAGGCCACCGGCTACCAGCACGTCACCCTCACCGCCGCGGACGTGGCCGGAAACTCCGACTCGGTGAGCTTCTGGTGGGGCTTCTACGGCTACGGCCAGACCGGCTGCATCGGCATCGAGCAGCTGCTCGACGGCGGCTTCGAGAACGGCTCGGCGACTGTCGACGGCACCGCGATGACCGCCAACTGGAACCCGTCGGCGTACAACATCATCACCCCTTCCACCCTGCACCAGGCGCACAGCGGCAGCTGGTATGCGTGGCTGGGCCAGGACACCGCGGCGGACGACTCCATCGTGCAGTGGGTCGAGACGACGCCGGGCACCACCGGCGCCACGTTCTCCTTCTGGTTGAACGTCGACAGCGCCAACCCGGCGGCCACCGGGCAGGACACGCTGGAGCTCCAGCTGTGGGACCAGTTCTCGCGGAAGGAGATCGGCGTGGTGAAGACCTGGACGAACCTCGACCGAACCAACGGCTACCAGCAGCAGGTCGTCGATCTGACGCCCTGGGTGAACGAGGGGCTCGGTTTCGGCTCCACGGTCGGTGTGAAGCTGGTTTCGCACGAGGCGGGAAGCGTGGCGCAGACGGCGTTCCTGGTCGACGACGCCTCGTTCAAGCTGAACTGA
- a CDS encoding alpha/beta fold hydrolase produces the protein MPTISTTDGVEIFYKDWGSGKPIVFSHGWPLSSDDWDAQMMFFLGHGYRVIAHDRRGHGRSAQVADGHDMDHYADDLAALTAHLDLREAVHVGHSTGGGEVAHYIARHGEARVAKGVLISSVPPLMLQTEANPGGLPKSVFDGFQEQTAQHRSTFYRWLASEPFYGFNRDGVEPDQAIIDNWWRQGMMGGAKAHYDGIVAFSQTDFTEDLKKITVPVLVMHGDDDQIVPYADSAPLSAALLKSGTLKTYKGFPHGMPTTQAETINADLLAFIQS, from the coding sequence ATGCCTACGATCAGCACCACCGACGGCGTCGAGATCTTCTACAAGGACTGGGGCTCGGGAAAGCCGATCGTGTTCAGCCACGGCTGGCCGCTGTCGTCCGACGACTGGGACGCCCAGATGATGTTCTTCCTGGGGCACGGCTACCGCGTCATCGCCCACGACCGGCGCGGGCACGGCCGGTCCGCGCAGGTCGCCGACGGCCACGACATGGACCACTACGCGGACGATCTGGCCGCCCTGACCGCACACCTCGACCTGCGCGAGGCGGTGCACGTCGGGCACTCGACCGGCGGCGGCGAGGTGGCGCACTACATCGCCAGGCACGGCGAGGCACGGGTGGCCAAGGGTGTGCTGATCAGCTCCGTTCCGCCGCTGATGCTGCAGACCGAGGCGAACCCGGGAGGCCTGCCCAAGAGCGTTTTCGACGGGTTCCAGGAACAGACCGCGCAGCACCGGTCGACGTTCTACCGCTGGCTGGCGTCCGAGCCGTTCTACGGCTTCAACCGGGACGGCGTCGAGCCGGATCAGGCGATCATCGACAACTGGTGGCGCCAAGGCATGATGGGTGGCGCGAAGGCGCACTACGACGGCATCGTCGCGTTTTCGCAGACCGACTTCACCGAGGACCTCAAGAAGATCACGGTCCCGGTCCTGGTGATGCACGGCGACGACGACCAGATCGTGCCCTATGCGGACTCGGCGCCGCTGTCGGCCGCGCTGCTCAAGAGCGGGACGCTGAAGACGTACAAGGGTTTCCCGCACGGCATGCCGACCACGCAGGCCGAGACCATCAACGCTGATCTGCTCGCCTTCATCCAGAGCTGA